In Patescibacteria group bacterium, a single window of DNA contains:
- a CDS encoding alpha/beta fold hydrolase, which translates to MEKLSFINRRGQKIVVNVRQAKDQAGLVFVMHGFGGFKDQDQIQAIGESFFEKNYTTVLFDTANTLGESEGRVEDGSLTSYYQDLEDVIAWSETRDWYQEPFILAGHSMGSFCIAYYAENYPEKVLAIAPFSPVISGKFLDEAMIRRNPAVWEKWRQTGWLEVPSNSKPGAFRRSPWSVVADWDQYDLIPQANKLNMPVLIIVGQNDTSTPVYQVEKFFQALPGIKEMHVIDGAEHTFRTVEHFAEIKKIIFFWLDKMEKWR; encoded by the coding sequence ATGGAAAAACTTTCTTTTATCAATCGTCGGGGGCAAAAAATAGTAGTCAATGTCCGTCAGGCAAAAGATCAAGCAGGACTAGTTTTTGTTATGCATGGTTTTGGCGGATTTAAAGATCAGGACCAGATTCAGGCTATCGGCGAATCTTTTTTTGAGAAAAATTATACAACTGTTTTATTTGACACCGCAAATACTTTGGGCGAAAGCGAAGGCAGGGTGGAAGACGGTAGTCTCACCAGTTATTATCAAGATTTAGAAGACGTGATCGCTTGGTCAGAAACACGGGATTGGTATCAAGAACCATTTATTTTAGCTGGGCACAGTATGGGTTCTTTTTGTATAGCATATTATGCCGAGAATTATCCGGAGAAAGTTTTGGCGATCGCGCCGTTTTCTCCAGTAATATCTGGGAAGTTTTTAGACGAGGCGATGATAAGAAGAAACCCGGCGGTATGGGAAAAATGGCGTCAAACCGGTTGGCTTGAGGTTCCTAGCAATTCTAAACCAGGCGCGTTCAGACGAAGTCCTTGGTCGGTGGTGGCAGACTGGGATCAATATGATCTGATTCCGCAGGCAAACAAATTGAACATGCCGGTTTTGATTATTGTCGGGCAAAACGATACCAGCACGCCGGTTTATCAAGTGGAAAAATTTTTCCAGGCGTTACCCGGAATCAAGGAAATGCATGTTATTGATGGTGCTGAGCACACTTTTCGCACGGTTGAACATTTTGCAGAAATAAAGAAAATAATTTTTTTCTGGCTGGACAAAATGGAAAAATGGAGATAG
- a CDS encoding NUDIX domain-containing protein, with translation MLQNRAVAITIKGDEVLLMFRRKNGKEYFTFPGGGVEDGESVEQATIREIKEETTLDIKIEKLLYHHIYDNKQEQFFYLCSYLSGDPRLSSDSIEAQRLSDDNFYQPQWHKITDLPQMLVYPLEIRDWLVEDIKNGFTNTPKEAKIKISDIRRNL, from the coding sequence ATGTTACAAAACCGCGCTGTAGCTATAACGATAAAAGGCGATGAAGTGTTGCTGATGTTTCGCCGCAAAAATGGAAAAGAATATTTTACTTTTCCCGGCGGCGGAGTGGAAGACGGCGAGTCAGTAGAACAAGCCACTATCCGTGAAATTAAAGAAGAAACGACTTTGGATATTAAAATAGAAAAACTCCTCTATCACCATATTTATGACAATAAACAAGAGCAGTTTTTTTATTTATGTTCCTATCTTTCCGGCGATCCCAGATTGTCGTCAGACAGTATAGAGGCTCAAAGGTTGAGTGATGATAATTTTTATCAACCGCAATGGCACAAAATTACCGACTTGCCGCAGATGTTGGTTTATCCGTTGGAGATTCGTGACTGGTTGGTCGAAGACATTAAAAATGGTTTTACTAATACGCCAAAAGAGGCCAAGATAAAAATTTCCGACATCCGTCGTAATCTTTAA
- a CDS encoding DUF5680 domain-containing protein, which produces MAVDLVRLKSFLAEANLAGYATGAENSFIKETDGSKTIVFVDGDWGFNDNYFGGEPYGGREVVSYQGKPVFIMVYYGQVKSFVDKEMVYDFLRQALKSFPAEMPLRGPSELVDSMLRYENKWIGDITKFSGQEKIFFDGEEAYQANYLGGLVDQ; this is translated from the coding sequence GTGGCGGTTGACTTAGTGCGATTAAAAAGTTTTTTAGCAGAAGCTAATCTGGCTGGCTATGCCACGGGTGCGGAAAACTCTTTCATCAAAGAAACCGACGGTTCAAAGACAATAGTTTTTGTTGATGGCGATTGGGGTTTTAATGATAATTATTTTGGCGGCGAGCCGTATGGTGGTCGAGAGGTGGTTTCTTATCAAGGTAAACCGGTTTTTATTATGGTTTATTACGGACAAGTGAAAAGTTTCGTTGATAAAGAAATGGTCTATGATTTTTTGCGCCAAGCGTTGAAATCGTTTCCGGCAGAAATGCCGTTGCGCGGTCCAAGCGAGTTAGTCGACTCAATGTTACGTTATGAAAATAAGTGGATCGGCGATATAACAAAATTTTCCGGTCAAGAAAAGATATTCTTCGATGGCGAGGAGGCGTATCAAGCGAATTATTTAGGAGGACTGGTTGATCAATAA
- a CDS encoding 4Fe-4S binding protein has product MGHQTSKNYLDLQRRLDRSPQGAPSSETLFKILEILFTPEEAELVSFLPINLFTAKKAAKIWKKKEVEAKAILDTLADKGLFLDIQNGKEQNYILAPTMAGFFEFSIMRTDGRFDRKVLSELYYQYINIEDRFVKEVLAIDPSIARTFVQEDALSEKAKTEILDYEKATEVINTASCITVGTCYCRHKMEHMGKACQMPQDVCLTFNTAAESLSKHGVAKKITKEEAKAILDKCVKLGLVQLGDNIKNKVAWICNCCGCCCEAILAYKKLGTRPAINSNYFPQISSDKCIGCGMCARRCPVEAIKINHKKPEIDIAHCIGCGVCTRFCPTKAMEMVRRSDTRFVPNNSFERFVLGAIENGKLQNLIFDNYSLWTYELLRRMLKVILELSPIKRRLADQQLCSRYVSHLTAVYAKLKAGDKKV; this is encoded by the coding sequence ATGGGTCATCAGACTTCAAAAAATTATTTGGATTTACAGCGTCGGCTGGATCGTTCGCCGCAAGGCGCGCCGAGTTCAGAGACGCTTTTTAAAATTCTGGAGATTTTGTTTACCCCGGAAGAAGCCGAGCTGGTTTCGTTTTTGCCGATCAACCTTTTTACTGCTAAAAAAGCGGCCAAGATTTGGAAAAAGAAAGAAGTCGAGGCAAAGGCTATTTTGGACACGTTGGCCGACAAAGGACTTTTTCTTGATATCCAAAATGGCAAAGAACAAAATTATATTTTAGCCCCGACGATGGCGGGGTTTTTTGAATTTTCTATTATGCGTACTGATGGTCGGTTCGACCGCAAAGTTTTGTCCGAACTATATTATCAATACATAAATATTGAAGATCGCTTTGTTAAAGAAGTTTTAGCTATAGATCCGTCGATTGCCCGCACTTTTGTCCAAGAAGACGCTTTATCAGAAAAAGCCAAAACAGAAATACTAGATTACGAAAAAGCGACAGAGGTGATCAACACCGCTTCGTGTATCACCGTTGGTACTTGTTATTGCCGGCACAAAATGGAGCACATGGGTAAAGCGTGTCAAATGCCGCAAGATGTTTGTCTGACATTTAATACCGCCGCAGAAAGTTTGTCCAAACACGGTGTCGCTAAAAAAATCACCAAAGAAGAGGCAAAAGCGATTTTGGACAAATGTGTTAAATTGGGCTTAGTGCAGCTTGGCGATAATATCAAAAATAAAGTTGCCTGGATTTGTAATTGTTGCGGTTGTTGTTGCGAGGCGATACTGGCTTATAAAAAACTCGGTACTCGACCGGCGATCAATAGCAATTATTTTCCGCAGATTAGTAGCGACAAATGTATCGGCTGCGGTATGTGCGCCAGACGTTGTCCGGTTGAAGCCATAAAAATAAACCACAAAAAACCGGAAATAGATATTGCCCACTGTATCGGCTGCGGTGTTTGTACCAGATTTTGTCCGACTAAAGCGATGGAAATGGTGCGCCGATCCGATACGCGTTTTGTGCCAAACAACAGCTTTGAGAGATTTGTTTTGGGTGCGATAGAAAACGGCAAGCTGCAAAATTTAATTTTTGATAATTATTCTCTCTGGACATATGAGTTGCTGCGCCGGATGCTAAAAGTGATATTGGAACTTAGTCCGATCAAGCGGCGGTTAGCCGACCAGCAGCTTTGTTCGCGATATGTTTCTCATTTGACCGCGGTTTATGCTAAACTAAAAGCAGGAGATAAAAAGGTTTAA
- a CDS encoding patatin-like phospholipase family protein, whose product MFKKVGLALGSGGVRGLAHIGVIKALLRHNIPIDYLSGASIGAWVAAHFALYRDIEKTAEFTVGRKKEKLLSFLEPTLGGGLVKGEKIEAMLDGWLDKKTFADVQIPLRINATDLISGEQVVFSEGNLAFAARASMAVPGIFRPVIFGNRVLVDGGVSNPVPDNYLKSMGAQVIIAVNLDFSQNSLGVAPQKIGFTLVAERTQEIMRHYLAEYSMHDADFIIQPPLGRYSSWREYFTKDSGEKIVEIGEFETEKIISQIKAKI is encoded by the coding sequence ATGTTTAAAAAAGTTGGATTAGCCCTTGGCAGCGGCGGAGTAAGAGGACTGGCGCATATCGGAGTAATTAAAGCGCTTTTGCGTCACAATATTCCGATTGACTATCTTTCTGGAGCCAGTATTGGCGCTTGGGTAGCGGCGCATTTTGCGCTTTATCGCGATATTGAAAAAACCGCTGAATTTACGGTTGGCAGAAAAAAAGAAAAGTTGTTAAGTTTTTTGGAACCGACATTAGGCGGCGGTCTGGTCAAAGGAGAAAAAATCGAAGCCATGCTTGATGGTTGGCTTGATAAAAAAACTTTTGCCGATGTTCAGATTCCTCTCCGGATTAACGCTACCGACTTGATTAGCGGCGAGCAAGTGGTGTTTAGCGAAGGTAATCTGGCATTTGCCGCTCGTGCCAGTATGGCAGTGCCGGGCATTTTTCGACCGGTGATTTTTGGCAATCGTGTTTTGGTAGACGGTGGTGTCAGTAACCCCGTACCCGATAATTATTTAAAAAGTATGGGTGCGCAAGTGATTATTGCGGTTAATCTGGATTTTTCTCAAAACTCGTTAGGTGTCGCTCCGCAAAAAATTGGCTTTACTCTGGTGGCGGAAAGGACCCAGGAAATAATGCGTCATTATTTGGCGGAATATTCGATGCATGATGCTGATTTTATTATTCAACCGCCGCTTGGTAGATATTCCAGTTGGCGTGAATATTTTACTAAAGACTCCGGTGAAAAGATCGTTGAAATTGGTGAATTCGAAACTGAAAAAATTATTTCTCAAATCAAAGCCAAGATTTGA
- a CDS encoding cupin domain-containing protein, protein MIRRKPKDSLILVKVRKLPVAANVCGQVLREVEKQPTWSMAHVIMNPMAESLLHKHREMTEIYVITKGHGEALFDVSKPDDVCRRVVAGSAFDILPGVPHMLKNIGGGYLEHLVFALPPFNPADVEIIKDESFVQKSPAQLFLSEPQDCFDGAKIISYDFSHLGLSVALGWVTSDLMRRKKPHYHKRTTEFAYVVEGKGFVNINRTLVPIQSGDWLRVNPGTEHGFVNESPEDLVVVCVCSPAFQMEDVHYSRR, encoded by the coding sequence ATGATACGACGGAAACCTAAGGATTCGTTGATTTTGGTAAAGGTGCGAAAACTGCCGGTCGCCGCGAATGTTTGCGGACAAGTACTGCGTGAAGTGGAAAAACAGCCGACATGGTCAATGGCACACGTGATTATGAATCCGATGGCTGAATCTCTTTTGCATAAACATCGAGAGATGACGGAGATTTATGTTATCACCAAGGGTCACGGAGAAGCTTTGTTTGATGTTTCGAAACCGGACGATGTTTGTCGTCGGGTAGTCGCTGGTAGCGCTTTTGACATTCTGCCCGGTGTTCCGCATATGCTCAAAAATATTGGCGGTGGATATTTGGAACATCTGGTATTTGCCCTGCCCCCGTTTAACCCCGCTGACGTCGAGATAATTAAAGACGAATCGTTTGTTCAAAAATCCCCCGCCCAGTTGTTTTTGTCTGAGCCGCAAGATTGCTTTGACGGTGCAAAAATTATCTCATATGATTTTTCCCATCTTGGTTTGAGTGTGGCACTAGGCTGGGTTACCAGTGATCTGATGCGGCGCAAGAAACCTCATTATCATAAGCGGACCACTGAGTTCGCATACGTGGTTGAGGGCAAAGGATTCGTCAATATCAATCGAACTCTTGTGCCGATTCAGTCCGGTGATTGGTTGCGTGTCAATCCCGGAACGGAACATGGCTTCGTCAACGAATCTCCGGAAGACCTTGTCGTAGTATGTGTATGCTCCCCGGCTTTTCAGATGGAAGACGTTCATTATAGCCGTCGCTAG